From a single Silene latifolia isolate original U9 population chromosome 6, ASM4854445v1, whole genome shotgun sequence genomic region:
- the LOC141587872 gene encoding F-box/kelch-repeat protein At3g06240-like: protein MKRIKNSTTSSKLPYISPCNYLPPEVWAHILSNLPAKTLLRIRCVCKSWCFIIDDPDFAHMHFQHSQINYGHNNKLLVDLESMGKFGDQGCLLTVRDAQTLAKIDQICEIHSDKYRILGSCNGLLLVKRSGFTYNREPLRLWNPSIRKSLILPTCPLRPYLFDGLSCYLFGFAPRSKNYNVVAFELDDSLGKGNEKMYFSVYILSNQQWTVKNALNTSNLNTNNTYGLFYYLSTAVFFRGAAYWLGNNDKRTQALTHLASFDFDQENITILELPFSWDENTYRFLFLLGESLAIFSISKASSSIWVLQQDNEKEPWTLWFSGKSSWAGYEVFNLCYIASQKVFYCEGDGGYFVCGNKAYNIASCQVKPFERSMSSDLNLETYWESLVLSKAYGARDLRSFP, encoded by the coding sequence ATGAAGAGAATTAAGAATTCCACTACGTCATCTAAATTACCCTATATTTCACCATGCAACTACTTACCACCTGAAGTTTGGGCTCACATTTTGTCAAACTTACCGGCGAAAACCCTATTAAGAATCAGGTGCGTATGTAAATCTTGGTGCTTTATTATCGATGATCCTGATTTCGCTCACATGCATTTTCAACATTCCCAAATCAATTATGGGCATAATAATAAATTATTGGTAGACCTGGAAAGTATGGGAAAGTTTGGAGATCAAGGTTGTTTGTTGACAGTTCGTGATGCTCAAACTCTTGCTAAAATCGATCAAATTTGTGAAATACATTCGGACAAGTACCGTATTTTAGGTAGTTGTAATGGGTTGCTTTTAGTGAAAAGATCTGGTTTTACTTATAACAGGGAACCGTTAAGATTGTGGAACCCTAGTATTCGCAAATCGTTGATACTTCCCACTTGCCCATTACGTCCCTATTTGTTCGATGGCCTTAGTTGCTATTTGTTTGGGTTTGCGCCTCGTAGTAAGAATTATAATGTGGTTGCGTTTGAATTGGACGATAGTCTAGGTAAAGGGAATGAAAAAATGTATTTTTCAGTTTATATTCTCAGTAATCAACAATGGACTGTCAAAAATGCTCTCAATACCAGTAATCTGAACACTAATAATACGTATGGGCTGTTTTATTATCTATCAACTGCTGTTTTCTTTCGAGGAGCAGCATACTGGCTTGGAAATAATGATAAACGAACACAGGCATTAACTCATCTTGCTTCCTTTGACTTTGATCAGGAAAATATCACCATTTTGGAACTGCCTTTTAGTTGGGACGAAAACACATATAGGTTTCTGTTTCTTCTCGGAGAATCATTAGCTATTTTCAGTATTTCTAAGGCAAGTTCCAGCATCTGGGTGCTACAACAGGACAACGAAAAAGAGCCATGGACTTTATGGTTTTCGGGAAAATCAAGTTGGGCTGGGTATGAAGTATTCAATTTGTGCTATATAGCTAGTCAAAAGGTGTTTTATTGCGAGGGTGATGGTGGCTATTTTGTTTGCGGGAACAAGGCTTATAATATAGCTAGTTGCCAAGTGAAGCCGTTTGAAAGATCTATGAGCTCTGATTTAAACTTGGAAACATATTGGGAGAGCTTGGTGTTGTCCAAAGCATACGGAGCCCGTGATTTGAGGTCCTTCCCATGA